A single genomic interval of Acidimicrobiales bacterium harbors:
- a CDS encoding molybdopterin molybdotransferase MoeA yields MISLAEARAHVLDRCPGPVVSEVPLAEARGLVTAAPVVATEAVPPFANTAMDGFAVRAADTAVPPVDLGIVGTLPAGVAPDVEVGVGEAIRIMTGAPMPPGADAVVEVERTSVSDDGSVVTVAVEVPVGNHVRSAGDDLRPGDEVVGAGTTLGPGHLGVLASIGVERVVVFRRLRVGVLSTGDELVDGSVPLMAGQIRDANRPALLGLLDEMGVVPVDLGRVADDEAAIAGALLGGVAGCDAVLTSGGVSMGDFDYVKVVLDRIGEMRWMQVAIRPAKPLAFGLVDGVPVFGLPGNPVSSMVSFELFARPALRAMSGHRGLDRSRVEAVVVGELRRRADGKVHFGRVVVEYRDGRYLAWSAGGQGSHQLAAMATATGLAILPDGDGMSDGDEVEVILLG; encoded by the coding sequence GTGATCTCCCTCGCCGAAGCCCGGGCCCACGTGCTGGACCGATGCCCCGGGCCGGTGGTCTCCGAGGTTCCCCTGGCAGAGGCCCGGGGGCTTGTCACGGCGGCACCCGTGGTGGCGACCGAGGCCGTGCCACCGTTCGCCAACACGGCCATGGACGGTTTCGCCGTACGGGCCGCCGACACAGCGGTCCCTCCGGTCGACCTGGGCATCGTCGGAACGCTGCCCGCCGGGGTCGCACCGGACGTCGAGGTGGGTGTCGGTGAGGCGATCCGCATCATGACCGGGGCCCCGATGCCACCCGGCGCCGATGCGGTGGTCGAGGTCGAGCGGACAAGCGTGTCCGACGACGGGTCCGTGGTGACCGTCGCCGTGGAGGTTCCGGTGGGCAACCACGTCCGTTCTGCAGGGGATGACCTGCGACCGGGCGACGAGGTCGTCGGGGCCGGCACCACCCTCGGCCCGGGTCACCTGGGCGTGCTGGCCAGCATCGGTGTGGAGCGGGTGGTTGTGTTCCGGCGGTTGCGGGTCGGGGTGCTGTCCACCGGTGACGAGTTGGTGGATGGTTCGGTGCCTCTGATGGCAGGCCAGATCAGGGACGCCAACCGTCCGGCGTTGCTGGGCCTCCTGGACGAGATGGGCGTGGTGCCGGTCGACCTCGGTCGGGTGGCCGACGACGAGGCGGCGATCGCCGGAGCGCTCCTGGGCGGCGTGGCCGGTTGTGATGCGGTGCTGACCTCCGGTGGAGTCTCCATGGGGGACTTCGACTACGTGAAGGTGGTGCTGGATCGGATCGGCGAGATGCGCTGGATGCAGGTCGCCATCAGGCCGGCCAAACCGTTGGCATTCGGGTTGGTCGACGGCGTGCCGGTGTTCGGGCTGCCGGGCAATCCTGTCTCCTCCATGGTGTCCTTCGAGCTGTTCGCCCGCCCCGCACTGCGTGCCATGTCGGGACACCGGGGCCTCGACCGGTCCAGGGTGGAGGCCGTGGTGGTAGGTGAGCTCCGCCGTCGTGCTGACGGCAAGGTCCACTTCGGACGGGTCGTCGTGGAGTACCGGGACGGGCGGTACCTGGCGTGGTCGGCTGGAGGTCAGGGGTCGCACCAGCTGGCCGCCATGGCCACGGCGACCGGGCTGGCGATCCTGCCCGACGGTGACGGGATGAGCGACGGCGACGAGGTCGAGGTCATCCTGCTGGGCTGA
- a CDS encoding glycerol-3-phosphate acyltransferase translates to MNYLLVAVAYLLGTLPSAQLVAGRSGVDPTSAGSGNPGATNVFRTAGRRAGLVVFAADVGKGIAAVALGMAVAGRPLALACWVAATVGHVLPVTRRFRGGKGVATGGGGSIVLFPVLAVGSIVLFALVARVSGKASMGSIAIAVALPTAVAATGNGVGESLVAAGISALVLLRHLANIQRLIAGDEGSWKR, encoded by the coding sequence GTGAACTACCTCCTGGTGGCCGTCGCCTACCTGCTCGGGACCCTGCCATCGGCCCAGTTGGTGGCCGGTCGGTCCGGCGTGGATCCGACGTCGGCTGGATCGGGGAATCCGGGCGCCACCAACGTCTTCCGGACCGCCGGCCGCCGGGCGGGGCTGGTCGTCTTCGCCGCCGACGTGGGCAAGGGCATCGCGGCGGTCGCCCTCGGCATGGCGGTCGCCGGTCGTCCGTTGGCCCTGGCCTGCTGGGTGGCGGCGACGGTGGGCCACGTCCTGCCGGTCACCCGCCGGTTCCGGGGAGGCAAGGGCGTGGCCACCGGCGGTGGAGGCTCGATCGTCCTGTTCCCGGTGCTGGCCGTGGGGTCGATCGTCCTCTTCGCCCTTGTGGCCCGCGTGTCCGGCAAGGCCTCGATGGGATCCATCGCCATCGCCGTGGCCCTCCCTACCGCCGTTGCCGCCACCGGCAATGGTGTCGGGGAGTCGCTGGTGGCTGCCGGCATCAGCGCCCTCGTGCTGTTACGCCACCTTGCCAACATCCAGCGGTTGATAGCCGGCGATGAAGGCTCGTGGAAGCGATGA
- a CDS encoding zinc ribbon domain-containing protein produces the protein MPTYQYRCQSCKDEFEVRQSFADEALTACPDTDCGGSVNKVFSGVGISFKGDGFYKNDHGSVARGRKADAGSTKKSESGSADTSSSNGSGSDPSGGSSDSSSSSSSKDSGGSSSSKDSGGSSSSKDSGGSSSTNGSGDKATASAS, from the coding sequence ATGCCTACTTACCAGTACCGCTGCCAGTCCTGCAAGGACGAGTTCGAGGTCCGTCAGTCGTTCGCCGACGAGGCCCTCACCGCCTGCCCGGACACCGACTGCGGTGGAAGCGTGAACAAGGTGTTCAGCGGCGTCGGGATCTCCTTCAAGGGCGACGGCTTCTACAAGAACGACCACGGTTCGGTGGCCAGGGGGCGAAAGGCCGACGCCGGTTCGACGAAGAAGTCCGAATCGGGCTCCGCCGACACGAGTTCGTCCAACGGCTCCGGGTCCGACCCGTCGGGCGGTTCCAGCGACTCGAGCAGTTCCAGCAGTTCCAAGGATTCCGGCGGTTCCAGCAGTTCCAAGGATTCCGGCGGTTCCAGCAGTTCCAAGGATTCCGGCGGTTCCAGCAGCACGAACGGCTCCGGGGACAAGGCCACCGCCTCGGCCAGCTGA
- a CDS encoding undecaprenyl-diphosphate phosphatase, producing the protein MPILHAILLGLVQGLTEFLPVSSSGHLALVPWLFGWDHFGGDGSLENAFDVALHLGTLLGAVVYLRADVVRYGSAGIGWLAARGPLVGDARTAWLLATTAVPTGLLGLVVVSTTGDLGDRTWLVAVCLIAFGVVLWISDRRPGERGFDDLSFGEAVALGVAQGLAFQPGVSRSGITLSLARGMRLEREAGARLVFLMSLPVIAGAGLIAAVDLSVPAGWWGPILVGMAAAAVSGGMAVHLLLRLVARVGLAPFAVYRVVVGLGVLGLLAS; encoded by the coding sequence GTGCCGATCCTCCACGCCATCCTGCTGGGACTGGTCCAGGGCCTGACCGAGTTCCTGCCGGTCTCCTCCAGCGGGCACCTGGCGCTGGTGCCGTGGCTGTTCGGCTGGGACCACTTCGGCGGCGACGGGTCCCTGGAGAACGCCTTCGACGTTGCACTCCACCTGGGGACCCTGCTGGGTGCCGTGGTCTACCTGCGGGCCGACGTGGTCCGGTACGGATCGGCCGGGATCGGCTGGCTGGCGGCCAGGGGACCGCTGGTGGGCGATGCCCGCACGGCCTGGCTGCTGGCCACCACCGCCGTCCCGACCGGCCTGCTGGGCCTGGTAGTGGTGTCGACGACCGGCGACCTCGGCGATCGCACGTGGCTGGTCGCGGTGTGCCTCATCGCCTTCGGCGTCGTGCTCTGGATCTCCGATCGCCGACCTGGCGAGCGGGGGTTCGACGACCTGTCGTTCGGCGAGGCGGTCGCCCTCGGCGTCGCCCAGGGGCTGGCCTTTCAGCCCGGGGTGTCCCGTTCGGGCATCACGTTGTCCCTGGCCAGGGGGATGCGGCTCGAACGGGAGGCCGGAGCCCGGCTGGTGTTCCTGATGAGCCTGCCGGTGATCGCCGGCGCGGGGCTGATCGCTGCGGTCGACCTCTCGGTTCCCGCCGGGTGGTGGGGTCCGATCCTCGTCGGAATGGCTGCCGCCGCCGTGAGTGGCGGGATGGCCGTCCACCTGCTGCTGCGCCTGGTGGCACGCGTGGGGTTGGCTCCCTTCGCCGTCTACCGGGTGGTAGTCGGCCTGGGGGTGCTAGGGCTCCTGGCCTCGTAG